The Paraburkholderia hospita DNA segment CCCCCACCTACGACTTCGCCCGCGATGGGGCTCCCACAAAGAGGGAAGACCGAGATTATAACAAATAATCTCGGTCTTGCAAGCGAAATCTACTGCGATTTCAACTACTTCTTACAGCTCAGCCGCTTTAGATGATTCGAGCAGCTTCAATCAGACGCGACACAGCCCAAGCCTTCGTCTTCGACACCGGACGAGTTTCCTGGATTTCAACGAGATCGCCCTCGTTGTACGTGTTCGCTTCATCATGAGCGTGGTACTTCTTCGAACGTACGACGTACTTGCCGTAGATCGGGTGCTTCACGCGGTGCTCGACCAGCACGGTTACCGTCTTGTCCATCTTGTTGCTGACGACCTTGCCGACCAGCGTCCGCTTGAGCGAGGTTTTTACGCTATCGTTCATTTCTGGTTCGCCTTCTCAGTCAGGACGGTCCGCACACGTGCGATGTCGCGACGAACCTTCTTCAGCTGGCTCGTGTTCGTGAGCTGCTGGGTCGCGAGTTGCATGCGCAGGCCGAATTGCGCCTTCAACAGGTCCGACAGCTCCTTGTTGAGCGCGGCCTGATCTTTCTGGTGAAGTTCGGATGCCTTCATCATTCACTCCTTAGGCGCCGAGCTGGCGAACCATGAACGTCGTCTTCAGCGGCAGCTTGGCTGCAGCCAGACGGAACGCTTCACGTGCCAGTTCTTCGGTCACACCGTCCATTTCGTACAGCATCTTGCCCGGTTGAATCTCAGCGACGTAGTACTCAGGGTTACCTTTACCGTTACCCATACGTACTTCAGCCGGCTTCTGCGAGATCGGCTTGTCCGGGAAAATGCGAATCCAGATGCGGCCGCCGCGCTTGATGTGACGCGTCATTGCACGACGCGCTGCTTCAATCTGACGTGCGGTCAGGCGGCCGCGACCGATAGCCTTCAGACCGTATTCACCGAACGACACCGCGTTACCACGCGTTGCGACGCCCGTGTTACGACCCTTCTGCTCTTTGCGATACTTCCTGCGTTTCGGTTGCAGCATCGTTATTCTCCAGTCTTACCGTCGCCAGCACCGCCTCGGCGCGGAGCACCACGGCGAGCACCTGCCGGTGCACCTTCACCATCGCGACGCGGGCGTCGATCGCCCGGACGTGCGTTGCGGCGCGGACGCTTTTCTTCGGCGACTTCTTCAACCACCGGAGCGTCGTTGCGGCCGAGCGTGTCGCCCTTGTAGACCCATACCTTCACGCCGATGATGCCGTACGTCGTCTTCGCTTCCGAGGTTGCGTAGTCGATGTCCGCACGCAGCGTGTGCAGGGGCACGCGACCTTCGCGATACCACTCCGTACGAGCGATTTCGATACCGTTCAGACGGCCCGCGCTCATGATCTTGATGCCTTGAGCACCCAGACGCATCGCGTTTTGCATCGCACGCTTCATCGCACGGCGGAACATGATCCGGCGTTCGAGCTGTTGCGTGATCGAATCGGCGATCAGCTGCGCATCCGTTTCCGGCTTGCGGATTTCTTCGATGTTCACGTGAACCGGAACGCCCATGCGCTTTTGCAGCTCGGCCTTCAGCAGTTCAATGTCTTCACCCTTCTTGCCGATCACGACACCCGGACGCGAGCTGAAAATCGTGATACGCGCGTTCTTTGCAGGACGCTCGATCACAACGCGGCCGACGGACGCGTTCTTCAGCTTCTTCTTCAGGTATTCACGAACACCGATGTCTTCCTGCAACATCGCCGCGAAATTGTTGTTGTTCGCGTACCAACGCGAAGCCCAATTGCGGCTGACGGCCAAACGGAAGCCAGTCGGATGAATTTTCTGTCCCATCGTATGGCTCCTTAATTCCCGACCGTCACAGTGATGTGACAGGATTGCTTCTCGATGCGGTTACCGCGACCCTTTGCGCGTGCGGTGAAACGCTTCAGCGAAGCAGCCTTGTCGACGTAGATGCTCGTGATCTTGAGCTCGTCGATATCGGCGCCTTCGTTGTGTTCCGCATTCGCGATCGCAGACAGCACGACCTTCTTAACGATACCCGCCGCCTTCTTCGGCGAGAACGTCAGAACGTTCAGCGCCTTGTCGACCGGCAAACCACGAATCTGGTCAGCCACAAGGCGCGTTTTCTGCGCCGAGATGCGGGCACCGCGATGAATTGCTTTCACTTCCATCTTGATTGCCCCTTATTTCTTGGCCTTCTTGTCGGCCGCGTGACCCTTGAACGTACGGGTCAGTGCGAACTCGCCAAGCTTGTGGCCGACCATGTTTTCCGTGACGTACACCGGAACGTGTTGACGGCCGTTATGAACGGCGATCGTCAGACCGATGAAGTCCGGCAGGATCGTCGAACGACGCGACCAGGTCTTGATTGGCTTCTTGTCGCGCGATGCTGCAGCCGCCTCAACTTTCTTCAGCAAATGGGCGTCGCAGAACGGACCTTTTTTAATAGAACGTGCCATTGCCTACTCCTTAACGCTTGTGACGGCGCTGGACGATCATGCTCGTCGTGCGCTTGTTGCTACGGGTGCGATAACCCTTCGTCGGCGTGCCCCACGGGCTCACCGGATCGCGACCTGCAGCCGTCTTGCCTTCACCACCACCGTGCGGGTGATCGACCGGGTTCATTGCAACGCCACGCACCGTCGGGCGGATACCGCGCCAGCGGTTCGCGCCAGCCTTACCGATTTGACGGAGGCTGTGCTCTTCGTTGCCTACTTCACCGATCGTCGCGCGGCACTCGATGTGAACGCGGCGGATTTCGCCCGAGCGCAGACGAACCTGCGCGTAGGTGCCTTCACGAGCCAACAGCATCGCCGACGTACCAGCCGAACGCGCCATTTGCGCGCCCTTGCCCGGCAGCATTTCGATGCAGTGAATCGTCGTACCAACCGGAATGTTGCGGATCGGCAGCGTGTTGCCTGCGCGGATCGGAGCTTCCGAACCCGACATCAGTTGCTGGCCAACCGTCACGCCCTTCGGAGCGATGATGTAGCTACGTTCGCCATCTGCGTACACGACCAGCGCGATGTTCGCGCTACGGTTCGGATCGTACTCGAGGCGTTCGACCTTCGCGGGAATGCCATCCTTCGTGCGACGGAAGTCGACGATACGATAGTGCTGCTTGTGACCACCACCCTTATGACGCGTGGTGATACGACCGTTGTTGTTACGGCCGGCGGTCTTGCTCTGCGTGTCGAGCAGCGGTGCGTACGGCTTGCCCTTATGCAGATCCTTGTTGACCACCTTGACCATCGCGCGGCGGCCCGGCGAAGTCGGCTTAACTTTCACGATTGCCATGATTACTTGGCCTCCGCTTCAAAGTTGATTTCCTGGCCGGGCTTCAGGCAGACGTACGCCTTCTTCACGTCCTTGCGCTTACCCATGAAACGGCCAAAGCGCTTTGCTTTGCCCTTCTGGACCAGCACGTTGACGGAATTGACTTCCACCTTGAACAGCAGCTCGACAGCAGCCTTCACTTCCTGCTTCGTAGCGTCCGGCGCAACTTCGAACACGACTTGCTCGTTCTTGTCAGCCACCAGCGTCGCCTTTTCGGAGATCACCGGCGCGAGCAGAACTTGCATCAAACGATGATCGTTTTTGCGAACTTCGCTCATGACAGCAACTCCTCGATCTGGGCGACCGCAGCCTTCGTGATCAGCACTTTCTTGAAGTAGATCAGCGACAGGGGGTCGGCGTAACGCGGCTCGACAACGGCCACGTGGGCCAGATTGCGCGACGCGAGGTACAGGTTTTCGTCAACCGTGTCGGTGATGACCAGCACGGAGTCGAGACCCATCGCCTTGAACTTTTCGGCCAGCAGCTTCGTCTTCGGCGCTTCGAGCGTCAGCTCGTCGACAACCGCGATGCGGCCTTCGCGGGCCAGCTGCGAGAAGATCGAGCAGAGACCTGCGCGATGCATCTTCTTGTTGACCTTGTGCGAGAAATTTTCTTCCGGCGAATTCGGGAAGATGCGACCGCCGCCACGCCACAACGGGCTCGACGACATACCGGCACGAGCACGGCCCGTACCCTTCTGTCGCCACGGCTTCTTCGTGGTGTGCTTGACCTGCTCACGGTCCTTCTGAGCGCGGTTGCCGCTACGTGCGTTCGCCTGATAAGCGACGACGATCTGGTGGATCAGGGCTTCGTTGTAGTCACGGCCGAACACGACGTCCGACGCGTTGACTGCTGCGCCTTCCTGACCGTTGGCATTCAGGAGCTTAAGTTCCATTATTTCGCTCCTTTCACGGCACGCGCCTTCACAGCCGGCGTCACGAAAACCTTGCCGCCCTTCGCACCCGGAACAGCACCCTTGACCAGCAGCAGCTTGCGATCTGCGTCGATACGTGCGATTTCGAGGTTCTGCACGGTGACCGTCTCGTCACCCATATGACCCGTCATGCGCTTACCCGGGAAAACACGACCCGGATCCTGCGCCATACCGATCGAACCCGGCACGTTGTGCGAACGCGAGTTACCGTGCGATGCACGGCCCGAAGCGAAGTTGTAGCGCTTGATGGTACCGGCGTAGCCCTTACCGATCGAGGTGCCTTGCACATCGACCTTCTGGCCCACTTCGAAGAGATCCACACCGATCACTGCGCCATTCGACAGCTCGGCAGCCTTGACGGCGTCGATCTGGAATT contains these protein-coding regions:
- the rpsQ gene encoding 30S ribosomal protein S17 is translated as MNDSVKTSLKRTLVGKVVSNKMDKTVTVLVEHRVKHPIYGKYVVRSKKYHAHDEANTYNEGDLVEIQETRPVSKTKAWAVSRLIEAARII
- the rpmC gene encoding 50S ribosomal protein L29 produces the protein MKASELHQKDQAALNKELSDLLKAQFGLRMQLATQQLTNTSQLKKVRRDIARVRTVLTEKANQK
- the rplV gene encoding 50S ribosomal protein L22, which gives rise to MEVKAIHRGARISAQKTRLVADQIRGLPVDKALNVLTFSPKKAAGIVKKVVLSAIANAEHNEGADIDELKITSIYVDKAASLKRFTARAKGRGNRIEKQSCHITVTVGN
- the rplW gene encoding 50S ribosomal protein L23, with translation MSEVRKNDHRLMQVLLAPVISEKATLVADKNEQVVFEVAPDATKQEVKAAVELLFKVEVNSVNVLVQKGKAKRFGRFMGKRKDVKKAYVCLKPGQEINFEAEAK
- the rpsS gene encoding 30S ribosomal protein S19, with amino-acid sequence MARSIKKGPFCDAHLLKKVEAAAASRDKKPIKTWSRRSTILPDFIGLTIAVHNGRQHVPVYVTENMVGHKLGEFALTRTFKGHAADKKAKK
- the rplC gene encoding 50S ribosomal protein L3; protein product: MSLGLVGRKVGMTRIFTAEGDSIPVTVLDVSDNRVTQIKTVETDGYTAVQVAFGTRRASRVTKPLAGHLAKAGVQAGEILKEFQIDAVKAAELSNGAVIGVDLFEVGQKVDVQGTSIGKGYAGTIKRYNFASGRASHGNSRSHNVPGSIGMAQDPGRVFPGKRMTGHMGDETVTVQNLEIARIDADRKLLLVKGAVPGAKGGKVFVTPAVKARAVKGAK
- the rplB gene encoding 50S ribosomal protein L2 — translated: MAIVKVKPTSPGRRAMVKVVNKDLHKGKPYAPLLDTQSKTAGRNNNGRITTRHKGGGHKQHYRIVDFRRTKDGIPAKVERLEYDPNRSANIALVVYADGERSYIIAPKGVTVGQQLMSGSEAPIRAGNTLPIRNIPVGTTIHCIEMLPGKGAQMARSAGTSAMLLAREGTYAQVRLRSGEIRRVHIECRATIGEVGNEEHSLRQIGKAGANRWRGIRPTVRGVAMNPVDHPHGGGEGKTAAGRDPVSPWGTPTKGYRTRSNKRTTSMIVQRRHKR
- the rplP gene encoding 50S ribosomal protein L16, with the translated sequence MLQPKRRKYRKEQKGRNTGVATRGNAVSFGEYGLKAIGRGRLTARQIEAARRAMTRHIKRGGRIWIRIFPDKPISQKPAEVRMGNGKGNPEYYVAEIQPGKMLYEMDGVTEELAREAFRLAAAKLPLKTTFMVRQLGA
- the rplD gene encoding 50S ribosomal protein L4 — encoded protein: MELKLLNANGQEGAAVNASDVVFGRDYNEALIHQIVVAYQANARSGNRAQKDREQVKHTTKKPWRQKGTGRARAGMSSSPLWRGGGRIFPNSPEENFSHKVNKKMHRAGLCSIFSQLAREGRIAVVDELTLEAPKTKLLAEKFKAMGLDSVLVITDTVDENLYLASRNLAHVAVVEPRYADPLSLIYFKKVLITKAAVAQIEELLS
- the rpsC gene encoding 30S ribosomal protein S3, which translates into the protein MGQKIHPTGFRLAVSRNWASRWYANNNNFAAMLQEDIGVREYLKKKLKNASVGRVVIERPAKNARITIFSSRPGVVIGKKGEDIELLKAELQKRMGVPVHVNIEEIRKPETDAQLIADSITQQLERRIMFRRAMKRAMQNAMRLGAQGIKIMSAGRLNGIEIARTEWYREGRVPLHTLRADIDYATSEAKTTYGIIGVKVWVYKGDTLGRNDAPVVEEVAEEKRPRRNARPGDRRPRRDGEGAPAGARRGAPRRGGAGDGKTGE